In Populus nigra chromosome 1, ddPopNigr1.1, whole genome shotgun sequence, one genomic interval encodes:
- the LOC133702206 gene encoding uncharacterized protein LOC133702206, whose translation MDTFVDRLHRSNSNNNSSTGNNNTIRRLRSNGSMKGGHASPMFPTNGKKRGCAFENPEPSSPKVTCIGQVRVKTKKQGNKLRTRSEKRGEISFRRVDQNSNAFEGSNNHQDLINNQFLNQQQQQEDLSSRNPRWVHLPVTICEALRTFGAEFNCFLPCRSSCTASEKEKEEKAAAAGSNNNGSSSCGAVFARWLVAVQEEEGKGREIELVVGEEEVEEERDERRRSYRRHVYEEIQFKDEKFGGNEDLQEEEEARVNICIPPKNALLLMRCRSDPVKMAALANKFWEAPAPQVEEDEQEDNEKDRNLGVEEEKRVNVEDKREVGPGHEEEEQIKVVQESIREHKEDLFVAENLVSFETVEEQHIQETGVGLALLEGEGGADSQQVRSTVENIDGVLQEWNLVKQEEEPEIHEVVNLQPTATAQETVGLCSDQSSQDQEIADPEALMNHENENKMVQENEDNQEDRTLKAEQEHVVDFSDDIEENSVSAQFEQESLEVAVKDLQDQEPEPRSVAESQVQESKEEKETEQEEEEQTVTHERSEAEDPKTQEAGQTGTGVKSKERDSSQPLLPDCLLLMMCEPKLSMEVSKETWVCTTDFIRWLPEHSRPVNKADGKDEPKKRASIDSNPAQVHNSNGIINNNNNLQQPARSSCSYPGKPPAHGAGTESMSTMIEQKLVGARAYDPFVLTRCKSEPMRSASKLAPEACFWMNRKLEPHGAAATLGVGAAGVGF comes from the coding sequence atggatACATTTGTAGACAGACTCCATCGAAGCAACAGCAACAATAACAGTAGCACTGGTAACAACAACACAATTAGAAGGCTTAGAAGCAATGGCAGCATGAAAGGTGGCCATGCTTCACCAATGTTCCCTACTAATGGCAAGAAACGTGGCTGTGCTTTTGAAAATCCTGAACCCTCTTCTCCAAAGGTTACTTGCATTGGTCAAGTGAGAGTAAAGACCAAGAAACAAGGCAATAAACTGAGAACAAGATCAGAGAAGAGAGGGGAGATAAGTTTTAGAAGAGTAGACCAAAACAGCAATGCTTTTGAAGGGAGCAATAATCATCAAGATTTGATTAACAATCAGTTCTTGaatcagcagcagcaacaagagGATTTGTCATCCAGGAATCCAAGATGGGTGCATTTGCCTGTGACTATATGTGAAGCTTTAAGGACTTTTGGAGCTGAGTTTAATTGCTTTTTACCTTGCCGGTCTTCATGCACGGCAAgtgaaaaagagaaagaagagaaggcaGCGGCAGCAGGATCTAATAACAATGGCAGTAGCTCTTGTGGGGCGGTGTTTGCTAGGTGGTTGGTGGCAGTGCAAGAGGAAGAAGGGAAAGGGAGGGAGATAGAGTTGGTGGTTGGAGAAGAAGAAGTCGAAGAGGAAAGAGATGAGAGGAGGAGGAGCTATAGGAGACATGTCTATGAAGAGATTCAAtttaaagatgagaaatttgGAGGAAATGAGGATTtgcaagaagaggaagaagcaaGGGTAAATATTTGTATACCACCAAAGAATGCTTTGTTGTTGATGAGGTGTAGATCTGATCCTGTTAAAATGGCTGCTCTAGCTAATAAGTTTTGGGAAGCACCTGCTCCGCAAGTTGAAGAAGATGAGCAAGAAGATAATGAAAAGGATAGAAATTTGGgagtagaagaagaaaagcgCGTCAATGTAGAAGATAAAAGAGAAGTTGGGCCAGGTCATGAAGAGGAAGAGCAAATAAAAGTTGTGCAAGAAAGTATTAGGGAGCACAAGGAGGATTTGTTTGTGGCTGAAAATCTGGTCTCTTTCGAAACTGTTGAAGAGCAGCATATTCAAGAAACTGGTGTAGGTTTGGCTCTTTTGGAAGGCGAAGGTGGAGCAGATAGCCAACAAGTCAGAAGCACAGTTGAGAACATTGATGGGGTTCTACAAGAATGGAATCTGGTGAAGCAAGAAGAGGAACCAGAAATTCATGAGGTCGTGAACTTGCAGCCAACAGCCACAGCACAAGAAACTGTTGGTCTATGCAGTGATCAGTCTTCACAAGATCAAGAAATTGCAGATCCAGAGGCCTTGATGAATCACGAAAATGAAAACAAGATGGTTCAAGAAAATGAGGATAATCAAGAAGACAGAACACTCAAAGCAGAACAAGAACATGTAGTGGACTTCAGTGATGACATTGAGGAGAATTCAGTGTCTGCACAGTTCGAACAAGAAAGCTTAGAGGTTGCTGTCAAAGACTTGCAGGACCAAGAACCAGAGCCACGCTCTGTTGCTGAATCACAAGTACAAGAGTcaaaggaagagaaagagacCGAGCAAGAGGAGGAAGAACAGACAGTGACCCATGAAAGATCCGAAGCCGAAGACCCGAAAACCCAGGAAGCTGGTCAAACGGGTACGGGTGTCAAGTCAAAGGAAAGAGATAGTAGTCAACCACTGTTACCAGATTGCCTGCTGTTAATGATGTGTGAGCCCAAGCTGTCAATGGAGGTATCCAAAGAAACTTGGGTTTGCACTACGGACTTCATCAGATGGTTACCAGAGCATTCAAGGCCAGTCAATAAAGCGGACGGTAAAGATGAGCCCAAGAAAAGAGCCAGCATCGACAGTAATCCTGCGCAGGTGCATAATAGTAACggcatcatcaacaacaacaacaacttgCAGCAGCCAGCTAGGTCTTCTTGTTCATATCCGGGTAAGCCGCCGGCTCATGGAGCCGGGACAGAGTCCATGTCCACAATGATAGAGCAGAAGCTGGTGGGAGCCAGGGCATACGATCCATTTGTTCTGACGCGCTGCAAGTCTGAACCAATGAGGTCAGCTTCTAAGCTTGCCCCGGAGGCTTGTTTCTGGATGAATAGGAAGCTCGAGCCTCATGGAGCAGCGGCTACGCTTGGGGTCGGCGCGGCTGGTGTTGGGTTTTAA
- the LOC133681167 gene encoding LOW QUALITY PROTEIN: uncharacterized protein LOC133681167 (The sequence of the model RefSeq protein was modified relative to this genomic sequence to represent the inferred CDS: substituted 1 base at 1 genomic stop codon): MAWRKECLDLVLVPLGLMIMSGYHLYLLHRCLRSPETTGIGYENHYRKAWVERVLQVEGKDGGLXLTVITGTITASTFLASTSLALSSLIGAWVGSSSHNIFISSVVYGDTSSSVITVKYIFLLICFLVAFASFLQCARSLVHANFLISMPNSDIPVSYVQKAIIRGSTFWSIGLRAIYFATILLMWIFGPIPLFVTSLVMVAILNILDTNSTPLHQFQSAKSHSLFGRMGE, translated from the coding sequence ATGGCTTGGAGAAAGGAGTGCTTGGACCTCGTACTGGTGCCACTAGGTTTAATGATCATGTCTGGCTACCATCTCTACCTTCTACACAGATGTCTAAGATCTCCGGAGACCACAGGCATTGGCTACGAAAATCATTACAGAAAGGCTTGGGTTGAGAGAGTATTGCAGGTAGAGGGAAAAGACGGGGGTTTATAATTAACAGTAATAACTGGCACCATAACAGCATCAACTTTCTTGGCATCGACCTCTCTAGCTCTAAGCTCTCTAATCGGAGCATGGGTAGGTAGCTCTTCTCATAACATCTTCATAAGCAGTGTCGTATATGGTGATACAAGTTCATCAGTCATCACTGTCAAGTATATCTTCCTGCTCATATGTTTCCTAGTGGCTTTTGCTTCTTTTCTTCAATGTGCGAGGTCCTTAGTCCATGCCAACTTCCTTATCAGCATGCCAAATAGTGATATACCAGTGAGTTACGTGCAGAAGGCAATTATAAGAGGAAGCACTTTTTGGTCTATTGGGTTAAGAGCGATCTACTTTGCCACAATTTTGTTGATGTGGATTTTTGGTCCAATACCCTTGTTCGTAACGTCATTGGTTATGGTGGCGATTTTGAACATTCTTGACACAAATTCAACCCCACTCCATCAGTTTCAATCTGCTAAGAGTCATAGCCTGTTCGGGAGGATGGGTGAGTAG